One window of the uncultured Methanobrevibacter sp. genome contains the following:
- a CDS encoding helix-turn-helix domain-containing protein has product MTYFDFELTHCPVELSLDIINRKWVLQIICDMFFGKTRFSEFQKERPEMSNKALSRSLKFMEEQGLIKKDADEYFLTPKGKSLNKVIYDLVEFTLDNNKEFYDEKTMMKAKEGFRKQLLDQSC; this is encoded by the coding sequence ATGACATATTTTGATTTTGAACTTACACACTGTCCAGTTGAATTGTCACTTGATATAATCAATAGAAAATGGGTTTTGCAAATTATTTGCGATATGTTCTTTGGAAAAACCCGATTTAGTGAATTTCAAAAGGAAAGGCCTGAAATGTCAAACAAGGCATTGTCCAGAAGCTTGAAATTCATGGAAGAACAGGGATTGATTAAAAAAGATGCTGACGAATACTTTCTAACCCCTAAAGGTAAATCATTGAATAAAGTTATTTATGATTTGGTTGAATTTACTTTAGACAACAATAAAGAATTTTACGATGAAAAAACAATGATGAAAGCAAAGGAAGGATTTAGAAAACAGTTACTGGACCAATCTTGTTGA